The Castor canadensis chromosome 13, mCasCan1.hap1v2, whole genome shotgun sequence genome has a window encoding:
- the Brd3os gene encoding uncharacterized protein BRD3OS, with product MSGGVPLAEKALSESYARLRYRDTSLLIWQQQQQKLECVPPGTYLSRSQSTWYSQYGNQAILVRDKNKLEVSRDTGQSKFCTIM from the coding sequence ATGAGTGGCGGAGTCCCGCTGGCAGAGAAGGCCCTGTCAGAAAGCTATGCTCGCCTCCGGTACAGAGACACTTCCTTGCTCATCTGGCAACAGCAACAGCAGAAGTTGGAGTGTGTGCCGCCTGGGACGTACCTGAGCAGGAGCCAAAGCACGTGGTACTCACAGTATGGAAACCAGGCCATCCTAGTCCGAGACAAAAACAAGCTTGAGGTCTCCCGGGACACAGGCCAGTCCAAGTTTTGCACAATTATGTAA